The Eremothecium cymbalariae DBVPG#7215 chromosome 8, complete sequence genome has a window encoding:
- the TPO5 gene encoding Tpo5p (similar to Ashbya gossypii AEL125C), protein MARYSSLPNNTAIRDRINAIPENLISNLQTILKEDDDDTVLVEHFQYEQRLDKSLLSKYSVIGLGFGLMSPVLGMSTSLSTGLVNGGPLTILGAFIICGFMNWLTSLSIGEVVSKYPIELHGSVAMLAPDNYRLVTAYFTGWLMLLGNCVMNASIQYAGARLIISLVTISGDSLISEDNLIIWTVLVYFLCITITGIINSNFARYLEIINTVCIYWILYAVAFIDILLLMFHYGSFRPFLYAFFHFDNKLSGYSSAVLSFMVGGFQQSNFTLQGFSLLPALSDETREPEKDIPKGMSQSVLVSTICGIIYLIPILLVIPEPEEIMNDSRVMEIVLIFTKSTRSKIVSYFQVLLILGNLLFSGIGSITTSSRAVYSMSRDHGLPYSDLWSYVSPDSQSQVPRYAVYLSMGISYIFGLLPFISGNAYNSFIGASVLCLCSASSIAIICVMLTGRRGIKGAGVKIRYRLGWPVDVFVLLWLGLVMFCMCMPVTVPVTINTMNYTFLIFLVFLVGISGLYNFWGKYNFSIPELSENYNLESQQLSFRPQASKIGTSSDMDDTFTSNDSSTAPPNSESVKTSLIEEKR, encoded by the coding sequence ATGGCCAGATATTCTTCTTTGCCTAATAACACAGCTATAAGGGATCGAATTAATGCCATCCCAGAAAATTTAATTAGCAATTTGCAAACGATACTCaaggaagatgatgatgatacaGTGCTCGTAGagcattttcaatatgAACAAAGGCTTGATAAATCGTTGCTAAGTAAATATTCTGTAATTGGGTTGGGTTTTGGCTTAATGAGTCCCGTATTGGGAATGAGTACTAGTCTATCTACTGGGCTTGTGAACGGTGGACCGTTGACAATACTGGGAGCATTTATAATATGTGGGTTTATGAATTGGTTAACATCACTATCGATTGGAgaagttgtttcaaagtACCCTATAGAATTACACGGTAGTGTGGCTATGCTAGCTCCCGATAATTACAGACTGGTGACTGCATATTTTACTGGGTGGTTGATGCTATTAGGAAACTGTGTTATGAATGCCAGTATTCAATATGCGGGCGCTAGACTGATAATCTCGTTAGTCACAATCTCTGGCGATAGCTTGATTTCTGAAGACAACCTAATTATTTGGACGGTACTGGTTTACTTTCTTTGTATTACAATAACCGGTATTATTAATTCTAACTTCGCGAGGTATCTAGAAATTATCAATACTGTGTGCATATATTGGATACTTTACGCTGTCGCTTTTATTGacattcttcttctaatgTTCCATTATGGTTCGTTCAGGCCCTTTCTATATGCATTCTTCCATTTTGACAATAAGTTGTCAGGGTACAGCAGTGCTGTACTCTCATTTATGGTTGGTGGATTTCAACAATCCAACTTTACTTTACAAGGTTTCAGCTTACTTCCTGCTCTTTCGGATGAAACTAGAGAACCAGAGAAAGATATTCCTAAAGGTATGTCTCAATCTGTACTTGTATCTACTATATGTGggataatatatttaatccCAATATTACTAGTTATTCCAGAACCAGAAGAAATTATGAATGATTCCAGAGTGATGgaaattgttttaatattcaCAAAATCTACAAGGTCTAAAATCGTTTCATATTTCCAGGTACTATTAATCTTGGGCAATTTGTTATTCTCTGGTATTGGATCAATTACAACATCTTCCCGTGCCGTTTACAGTATGAGCCGCGATCATGGTCTGCCATATTCCGACCTATGGTCATATGTGTCCCCTGACTCCCAATCTCAGGTGCCAAGATATGCCGTTTATTTAAGTATGGGAATCTCGTACATTTTTGGTCTACTGCCTTTTATATCAGGAAATGCATACAACTCATTTATTGGTGCATCCGTATTATGTTTATGTTCTGCCTCATCTATTGCAATTATCTGCGTTATGTTAACGGGAAGGAGAGGCATCAAGGGTGCTGGTGTTAAAATTCGTTATAGATTGGGCTGGCCTGTGGATGTTTTTGTATTACTATGGTTGGGTCTGGTTATGTTTTGTATGTGTATGCCTGTCACAGTTCCTGTGACCATCAACACCATGAATTATACTTTTCTGATATTTCTGGTTTTCCTTGTAGGAATTAGTGGGTTATATAATTTCTGGGGAAAATATAACTTTAGCATTCCTGAACTGTCCGAGAACTACAATTTAGAATCTCAACAATTATCTTTCCGTCCTCAAGCATCCAAAATTGGCACCTCATCGGATATGGATGATACTTTTACTTCCAATGATTCCTCTACCGCGCCACCTAACTCAGAATCTGTTAAAACTTCACTCATAGAGGAGAAGCGATGA
- the ZRT3 gene encoding Zn(2+) transporter ZRT3 (similar to Ashbya gossypii AEL126W), with translation MSGIILSRWIVYITISSGLCIAGGLVVPIVSVYYSSEHSVNSKLLNYGLSVSAGAMLCSSIYTMLPRDQSNMWVVFLGFLSGVTVSFFLDYIIHKYTSESLIHCAHRPVESDEVGPGMPESLGDTIIAENTGHQHPCHRNEDDERLPLIASLLPSQNNSGTCIPLAKSVTIASKTSTHVPSCNSDRKLSVVCVESNIGYDLENLATYREHFISGSSQLQDEVTGDISNIYGTGGLEQNNVHYSVDDHRHIVATPFSKLLSIGIQTCIVITLHKFPEGFIIYFTGNDSMDTTIGFSIFLGLAVHNFIEGFTMTLPLYSAFKSKWLAVLVVAIITLCSQPLGALIGYLTFRNKHDNGSSKKPDMTVPLSLTAGFLFVLALQMFQTAVAFSDTHHHHEDDNGKQIESDHSSGTMCLKWCCFGVLLVLASNAFSHEHL, from the coding sequence ATGTCAGGGATAATATTATCTAGATGGATAGTATATATTACTATTTCATCAGGGTTATGTATTGCAGGAGGGTTAGTAGTTCCGATAGTTTCAGTCTATTATTCGTCGGAACACAGTGTTAATTCTAAACTGTTAAATTATGGTCTTTCGGTTAGTGCGGGTGCGATGTTGTGCAgcagtatatatacaatgcTTCCCAGGGACCAGTCGAATATGTGGGTCGTCTTTTTGGGGTTTCTTTCTGGGGTGACAGTGagcttcttcttggattatattatacataaatatacaaGTGAGAGTTTGATCCACTGTGCCCATAGGCCAGTGGAATCCGATGAAGTGGGCCCGGGAATGCCTGAGTCTTTGGGGGATACGATTATCGCTGAGAATACTGGACATCAACACCCATGCCATAGGAATGAGGACGATGAGCGGCTGCCGCTCATCGCAAGTTTATTGCCTTCGCAGAACAATAGCGGAACATGTATACCATTGGCAAAGTCGGTTACCAttgcttcaaaaacatCTACCCATGTTCCAAGTTGCAACTCTGATAGAAAGCTGTCTGTTGTATGTGTCGAAAGTAACATAGGATATGACCTAGAAAACCTCGCGACTTATAGGGAGCATTTTATTTCAGGTAGTTCGCAATTACAAGATGAGGTCACTGGGGACatttctaatatatatggaacTGGCGGTTTAGAACAAAATAATGTACATTATAGTGTGGATGATCACCGTCATATAGTCGCTacaccattttcaaaattactTTCAATTGGTATCCAAACTTGTATAGTGATCACACTCCACAAGTTCCCAGAGGggtttattatatattttactGGTAACGACAGTATGGATACTACAATTGGgttttcaattttcttGGGCCTGGCTGTGCATAACTTTATAGAGGGATTCACCATGACACTACCATTATACAGTGCTTTCAAGTCAAAATGGTTGGCAGTGCTCGTAGTGGCTATTATCACGCTATGTTCGCAACCGTTGGGAGCACTAATTGGCTACTTAACTTTCCGCAACAAGCATGATAATGGTAGTAGCAAAAAGCCAGATATGACAGTACCTTTGAGTTTAACAGCTGGATTCCTCTTTGTGCTTGCCCTACAAATGTTTCAAACAGCTGTAGCTTTCAGTGACACACACCATCATCATGAAGACGATAATGGAAAGCAGATTGAAAGCGATCATAGTTCAGGTACAATGTGCTTGAAGTGGTGTTGTTTTGGGGTTCTATTGGTACTAGCTAGTAATGCATTTTCTCATGAACATCTGTGA
- the SET2 gene encoding histone methyltransferase SET2 (similar to Ashbya gossypii AEL128C): protein MSTSSSPSNSLPLQGTVGLFLDKEDKTEQAKKTFIELEKSTYAHKRLGNSPSHEFMECDCFEEYRDGKNHACGETSDCINRLTLIECVNELCTSCGDNCQNQRFQGRQYADIAVFQTEKKGYGVRAEKDIEANEFIYEYIGEVISESEFRERMVDYDVRGYKHFYFMMLQTGEFIDATEKGCLARFCNHSCNPNAYVSKWDVAGKLKMGIFANRKIFKGEEITFDYNVDRYGATAQPCYCDEPNCIGFLGGKTQTDAASLLPQNYADALGVKPSIEKKWVKMKKAKGEEIDKGDSNNINVEFVNSLELEPCIKYSDVNKVMSVLLQIDNEFVCSKLLQRLLLTEDETMCYQIIKLHGYKCFDKLLTMFDDEETQYTILNYLSKLPRTTKNGIISSQIDKKINSLKSNPRLEKIATQLSERWDTFEIYQRIAKRDPADSSANGISNVTDFRRIRIPAGQENHEGGNSVNFTQRQLTRGDQSNDFHKSNSPNSINSSRSNGTFFDRTKKRPLDPDLYEKRKRRRMEWEKQELEKKKQEEVRYLKKKLEIEKQKKSELQQIIEEANKQKEQELQERLQKEKEEIERRERRKQTHSVSRSEHKWNKFFASLVPNLIKSYESGLDRGRIKDCARDIVKILSNKELKKDPNKVPPSEVTKEKKKKVKEFCKIYMDKLVLKIHQKPPSK from the coding sequence ATgtcaacatcttcatcgcCATCGAATAGCCTACCGCTTCAAGGCACAGTTGGGTTATTTTTAGACAAGGAAGATAAAACTGAGCAAGCTAAGAAGACTTTTatagaattggaaaaatctACATATGCTCATAAGCGTCTAGGAAACTCACCTAGTCATGAATTTATGGAGTGTGattgttttgaagaatatagAGATGGAAAAAACCATGCATGTGGTGAAACTTCAGACTGTATAAATAGGCTTACACTGATTGAATGTGTTAATGAACTCTGTACATCATGTGGTGATAATTGCCAAAACCAAAGGTTTCAAGGAAGGCAGTATGCAGATATTGCCGTATTCcaaacagaaaaaaaaggttATGGGGTAAGAGCTgagaaagatattgaagctAATGAATTTATTTATGAGTATATTGGAGAGGTGATATCTGAATCTGAGTTTCGTGAAAGAATGGTGGACTATGATGTAAGAGGATACAAGCACTTTTATTTCATGATGTTACAAACTGGAGAATTTATTGATGCTACTGAAAAAGGTTGTTTGGCTAGGTTCTGTAATCATTCATGTAATCCTAATGCATATGTTAGTAAATGGGATGTTGCAGGCAAACTAAAGATGGGTATATTTGCTAATAGGAAGATTTTTAAAGGTGAGGAGATTACTTTTGATTATAATGTTGATAGATATGGTGCAACAGCACAACCATGCTATTGTGATGAGCCAAATTGTATTGGGTTTCTTGGTGGCAAAACCCAAACTGATGCGGCTTCTTTATTACCCCAGAATTATGCAGACGCACTAGGAGTTAAACCATCAATAGAGAAGAAGTGGgtaaaaatgaaaaaagcGAAAGGTGAGGAGATCGATAAAGGTGAttctaataatattaatgtCGAATTCGTGAATTCTCTCGAATTAGAACCATGTATTAAATACAGTGATGTTAACAAAGTTATGAGTGTGTTGCTGCAGATAGATAATGAATTTGTATGTTCCAAACTACTTCAGCGTTTGCTTCTTACAGAAGACGAAACTATGTGTTACCAGATTATTAAATTACATGGTTATAAATGTTTTGATAAGTTGTTGACAAtgtttgatgatgaggaaacCCAATACACGATTCTTAATTATCTCAGTAAGCTGCCAAGGACCACTAAAAACGGTATAATATCCTCGCAGATTGacaaaaagataaattCATTGAAGTCAAACCCCCGGCTAGAAAAAATTGCTACTCAACTTTCTGAACGATGGGATACGTTTGAAATATACCAACGGATTGCTAAGAGAGATCCTGCAGATTCGAGCGCCAATGGAATTAGTAATGTAACCGACTTTAGAAGAATCAGAATACCAGCGGGACAGGAAAACCATGAAGGTGGAAATTCCGTGAATTTCACACAAAGACAACTTACGAGAGGCGATCAGTCTAATGACTTTCATAAATCAAATTCTCCAAATTCTATTAATTCATCAAGATCTAACGGAACTTTTTTTGATCGCACCAAGAAAAGACCTTTGGACCCAGATTTGTACGAGAAACgtaaaagaagaaggatgGAGTGGGAAAAACAGGAActggagaagaagaaacaagaagaagtccgttatttaaagaaaaaactgGAAATAGAAAAGCAGAAAAAGTCAGAATTACAACAAATCATAGAAGAGGCGAATAagcaaaaagaacaagaactaCAAGAGCGTCTgcagaaagaaaaggaagagaTAGAGAGGAGAGAAAGGCGTAAACAGACGCATTCTGTCAGTCGTAGTGAACATAAATGGAATAAGTTTTTTGCATCCTTAGTACCCAACTTAATAAAGTCATACGAAAGTGGGTTAGATAGAGGACGTATTAAGGATTGTGCAAGAGATATtgtcaaaatattatctaacaaagaattaaagaaaGATCCAAACAAAGTGCCTCCATCTGAGGTTAccaaagaaaagaaaaagaaagtgaaagaattttgtaaaatctACATGGATAAActggttttgaaaatccaCCAAAAGCCCCCGTCAAAGTAA
- the STE3 gene encoding Ste3p (similar to Ashbya gossypii AEL131C), with protein sequence MGYAQVIIALSLIALILLLPPLVWHAKTRNTPAIILIIWLLIVNVKSIIDAAIWGGEDFVSKWNGYGWCDIAIKLEMGSNVGVSCAVANIAHNLHVILKAKSVLPDASSWRKLLVDLSFCLITPILVMSLSYLVQVLRFGIFRYNGCQNMLSPTWVTTMTYTVWMFLWSLVGFIYAMLLLWVFYQKRKDVRDLLHCTNSGLNLSRFARLLIFCLVIILIMFPFSVFSFVYELKNVGGAYSFAAIHTPSMWYFIPHFDPGVPLYNIWLYIFMSYLVFLIFGLGSDALALYAKCLRSIGLGQILDKFNGYLEKNSDSRVSKLTGRFMKRQGYEQFSIGTISDSTATFSYDTRSTNSAPSNFVIDYVLPQDIKRQERRKRYGVKMEELGYGKDKSLNDLMLSVEDDLDFNGPVDCSPFADISPFTNISFSEEINAKLNTVEEEVHRSMHSGSTIADNTTHAEDIDFKSECKYKHK encoded by the coding sequence ATGGGATACGCTCAAGTGATTATTGCTCTTTCATTGATAGCTCTAATATTACTGTTACCTCCTTTGGTGTGGCATGCAAAAACCAGGAATACACCAGCTATAATTCTGATTATATGGCTTTTGATTGTGAATGTTAAATCTATCATCGATGCAGCAATATGGGGAGGAGAAGATTTTGTTAGCAAATGGAATGGTTATGGTTGGTGTGATATTGCTATAAAGCTAGAGATGGGCTCTAATGTTGGCGTATCTTGTGCAGTTGCGAATATTGCACATAATTTGCATGTTATATTAAAGGCCAAGTCAGTATTGCCTGATGCTAGTTCCTGGCGTAAGCTTCTGGTTGATTTGAGTTTCTGTTTAATAACTCCAATATTAGTTATGAGTTTGTCATATTTGGTTCAAGTTCTCAGATTTGGGATTTTTAGATATAATGGATGTCAGAATATGCTTTCGCCTACATGGGTCACTACAATGACATATACGGTCTGGATGTTTCTTTGGTCTCTTGTTGGGTTTATATATGCAATGTTGCTGTTATGGGTATTCTATCAAAAGCGGAAAGATGTGAGAGACTTATTACACTGTACTAATTCAGGGTTGAATTTATCTAGATTTGCAAGacttttaatattttgtttgGTAATTATTCTTATTATGTTCCCATTTTCGGTGTTTTCCTTTGTATATGAGCTGAAGAATGTTGGAGGAGCATATAGTTTCGCCGCTATACATACGCCCAGTATGTGGTACTTTATTCCACACTTTGATCCTGGTGTTCCGTTGTATAACATTTGGCTGTACATTTTCATGTCTTATCTggtatttttgatttttggTTTGGGTTCAGATGCATTAGCACTATATGCTAAATGCTTAAGATCCATAGGTCTAGGTCAAATACTGGATAAGTTCAACGGATATCTGGAGAAAAATTCTGACTCTCGTGTATCCAAATTGACTGGTCGATTCATGAAAAGACAAGGTTATGAACAGTTCAGTATCGGTACAATAAGTGACAGTACTGCTACCTTTAGTTACGACACGAGATCTACCAATAGTGCTCCTTCAAACTTTGTTATCGACTATGTGCTGCCACAAGATATTAAAAGGCAGGAAAGACGAAAAAGGTATGGCGTTAAAATGGAAGAACTAGGGTACGGTAAAGATAAATCTTTGAATGATCTGATGCTATCAGTTGAAGACGATTTGGACTTTAATGGTCCTGTAGATTGCTCTCCTTTCGCTGATATTTCGCCATTTACTAATATTTCGTTTTCTGAGGAAATCAACGCCAAACTAAACACtgtagaagaagaagtacATAGAAGTATGCACAGTGGTTCAACTATAGCAGATAATACTACACATGCAGAGGATATAGACTTCAAATCCGAGTGTAAGTATAAACATAAATGA
- the LST4 gene encoding Lst4p (similar to Ashbya gossypii AEL127C) has protein sequence MQIKEDIGMLGRLLRTSSFADLLGGSQSGKEDGKGAQHPVETTPPPPIHIPDELKLLLYGCKKIDGGWKVNGAMSTFRLVVAQELGQMMSRDNYQVVLDCSCSRNATMGPLSCSNGNVGQIPLSELKEYIFGSPVRISDRCQSDKIKLIKSARLIVVTRIFYNIHIPSTIGPPQRIAISCCIPECFFTVLTECWSQVSKWFDDCQKLLAPLLEADILLPKELKVSSPTHAESIFHKFYRNLIIPLHSLLESPRLFLYPEHSMEFTTAWYKEVFNWLEVKDGHKLKFLPALLAKVKYDSAGELTQNKASRIVIMSGNVIVANKLIFIVSAFLGPRYQGEIQFIDTDSVTPIVEPKVEPTDVKYISTITSKGWGIPRKRSTSSVLSKSSEETPFAHVFLPSSLRSTNSLQCISSSLNSQYGSYGSWFKKSMPLSHSPRASESPENPFLHQRNNSNSSLHQQLLGVTSVSGDNGSTATASTTPTINRWSQGSPSINEYEEYPWLGYGNTLPTTTTKTKMQKVNMPRNVNRVHDKKLLHDRFSSICEQLDELGLSTSPATESHGPVLEVPIIEDLSFPSQELLPCYASYMHNFDPIFQLQACPISSNTERKLLECMKDDLKTSDYSRTLLISLRSREIGEITMSKDRTTKAFIQRTKKIFQNGKQGNISQRLDEAIHFIDNHLTALWKKWEDPVDTDDKIKLLYESFRELIN, from the coding sequence ATGCAAATCAAAGAGGATATTGGGATGTTGGGAAGGCTGTTGAGAACCAGTTCTTTTGCTGATCTTTTGGGGGGTTCACAGAGTGGTAAAGAAGATGGTAAAGGGGCACAGCATCCTGTTGAAACTACACCACCTCCTCCTATTCACATTCCGGATGAGTTAAAATTACTGTTATATGGATGTAAAAAGATAGACGGAGGGTGGAAGGTGAATGGCGCTATGTCTACATTTCGGCTAGTTGTTGCGCAAGAGTTGGGCCAGATGATGAGTCGGGATAACTACCAGGTGGTGTTGGATTGTTCTTGTTCACGGAATGCTACGATGGGGCCTTTGTCGTGTTCAAACGGGAATGTAGGCCAAATACCATTATCTGAATtgaaggaatatatatttggatcaCCTGTGAGGATTAGTGATCGTTGCCAAAgtgataaaataaaattgataaagagTGCGCGGTTAATTGTTGTCACGCGgatattttataatattcacATACCGTCGACGATAGGCCCCCCACAGAGGATTGCAATTTCGTGTTGTATTCCGGAGTGTTTTTTTACAGTTTTAACTGAGTGCTGGTCACAGGTTAGCAAGTGGTTTGATGACTGTCAGAAGTTATTAGCCCCTTTGTTGGAGGCAGATATCTTACTTCCTAAGGAGTTGAAGGTGAGCTCACCAACTCATGCGGAGTCTATTTTTCACAAGTTTTACAGGAATTTAATAATTCCGTTACACAGTTTGCTTGAAAGCCCTAGGCTCTTCCTTTATCCTGAGCACTCAATGGAATTTACCACAGCTTGGTACAAAGAGGTTTTTAATTGGTTGGAGGTAAAAGATGGACACAAACTGAAGTTCCTACCGGCGCTCCTAGCCAAGGTGAAATACGATTCTGCGGGTGAGTTGACCCAAAATAAGGCATCACGTATTGTGATAATGTCAGGAAATGTCATAGTTGCTAATAAGCTAATATTTATTGTCTCTGCGTTTTTGGGGCCGCGATATCAAGGTGAAATTCAGTTTATTGATACCGACTCTGTTACACCTATTGTGGAACCAAAAGTGGAGCCCACTGAtgttaaatatattagcACTATCACCAGTAAAGGGTGGGGGATTCCGCGAAAAAGATCAACTTCAAGTGTATTAAGCAAGTCATCTGAAGAAACTCCCTTTGCACATGTTTTTTTGCCATCCTCTTTAAGAAGCACCAACTCTTTGCAGTgtatatcatcatctctTAATAGTCAGTATGGCAGCTATGGCTCATGGTTCAAAAAGTCGATGCCTTTAAGCCATTCACCAAGGGCTAGTGAGTCTCCCGAAAACCCATTTCTCCACCAGCGAAATAACAGCAATTCATcacttcatcaacagcTTTTAGGCGTAACTAGTGTCTCGGGTGATAACGGATCAACAGCTACGGCATCTACCACACCCACTATAAACAGATGGTCTCAAGGTTCCCCCTCTATTAACGAGTATGAGGAATACCCGTGGCTGGGATACGGCAATACACTTCCAACAACCActacaaaaactaaaatGCAAAAGGTTAACATGCCAAGAAACGTCAATAGGGTCCATGATAAAAAGTTATTACATGATAGATTTAGTAGCATATGCGAGCAGTTAGATGAGCTTGGTTTGAGCACATCTCCAGCCACGGAGTCACATGGGCCCGTCCTCGAAGTTCCCATAATAGAAGATCTAAGTTTTCCAAGTCAAGAACTATTACCATGTTATGCATCTTACATGCACAACTTTGATCCAATTTTCCAACTGCAAGCGTGTCctatttcttcaaatacaGAACGTAAGTTGTTAGAATGTATGAAGGATGACTTGAAAACCTCAGATTATTCAAGGACGTTGCTAATTTCCCTACGTTCTCGGGAAATCGGTGAAATCACTATGAGTAAAGATCGAACTACGAAAGCATTCATTCAAAGAACGAAAAAGATCTTTCAAAATGGGAAACAGGGTAATATATCGCAAAGGTTGGACGAAGCTATTCACTTTATAGACAATCATTTAACTGCATTATGGAAGAAATGGGAGGACCCAGTGGATACAGATgacaaaatcaaattaCTCTATGAATCATTCCGCGAACTAATCAACTAG
- the ASG7 gene encoding Asg7p (similar to Ashbya gossypii AEL129C) has product MCELGIIPFQEELGIYFCQCTSCSASKRYRSYIVRFFVAGFFIPLFWFIIIGLCIYIHLWHYNDVMFPTVADNELPTQFEMERDMERQIVTITKGKNNTYHVVSQKCDTKTAEDICDVVTTVENDASFDLLKLLHYHHYKMMAEHVIESHDYWKKCYLKWSLRAGACIIGNTALVMTFFATTSSYNINKSQMNIAG; this is encoded by the coding sequence ATGTGCGAATTAGGAATTATCCCTTTCCAAGAAGAATTaggaatatatttttgtcaGTGTACAAGTTGTTCTGcttcaaaaagatataGATCATATATCGTTAGGTTTTTCGTAGCAGGTTTTTTTATTCCGTTGTTCTGGtttataataataggaTTGTGCATTTATATACATTTATGGCACTACAATGATGTGATGTTCCCAACGGTTGCCGATAATGAATTACCTACTCAATTTGAAATGGAAAGAGATATGGAACGTCAGATTGTCACCATAACTAAAGGAAAAAATAACACATATCATGTTGTAAGTCAGAAATGTGATACCAAGACTGCAGAAGATATTTGTGATGTTGTTACGACTGTCGAAAATGATGCCTCTTTTGACTTGTTAaagcttcttcattatcaccaTTACAAAATGATGGCAGAACACGTCATTGAATCTCATGATTATTGGAAAAAGTGTTATTTAAAATGGTCTCTAAGGGCAGGGGCGTGTATTATAGGTAATACTGCCTTAGTCATGACTTTTtttgcaacaacttcaagttataatatcaataaaagTCAAATGAATATTGCTGGATAA
- the TOH1 gene encoding Toh1p (similar to Ashbya gossypii AEL130C), which translates to MYNIATALASQVLLLGTVKSVDNGESVLPVKSQIFNTENSKLCQAIDFVNVGFTGSYLPVSSLNDIEKDTCSCDVGERVWFSGNIAPIDDAVTVHFRGPLKLHKFAFYTSPYYVLGNPHSGDWERMAHYDSSTQKRENVTFLNKEGPHSLCLGKALSYADDSGIASAVESTTLSDEAVLSSDEEFVIFSELECPPSAFDGACGVYREGIPAYHGFDGDTKMFLFEFEMPTEPQTPNPHFEFYDMPAIWLLNAHIPRTAQYPNNVKCSCWASGCGEFDIFEVMNSTEVNHLYSAFHTFQGIDDVGIGIQAPAYLERDPHGIMAGGVIFDSKGYTRVFFSDKIDFDDDVITASTLYKIMNSISPKSVHQSKLTKVSIYAPMDDVKSIGIKLTQKSSIIAYSLVALTTLILYSKL; encoded by the coding sequence ATGTACAACATCGCAACAGCCCTAGCAAGTCAGGTACTATTGCTAGGAACAGTGAAATCTGTTGACAACGGTGAATCTGTGTTACCAGTTAAGTCTCAGATATTTAATACTGAAAATAGTAAGCTATGTCAAGCTATTGATTTTGTGAATGTTGGGTTTACAGGCTCTTATCTCCCAGTCAGTTCTTTAAACGATATCGAAAAAGATACATGCAGTTGTGATGTTGGTGAACGTGTTTGGTTCTCAGGAAATATTGCCCCTATTGATGATGCTGTAACTGTTCATTTCCGTGGACCTCTCAAATTGCACAAGTTCGCCTTTTACACATCTCCTTACTATGTTCTTGGAAATCCTCATTCAGGTGATTGGGAGCGTATGGCTCATTATGATTCATCTACTCAAAAGAGAGAAAATGTCACCTTTTTAAACAAGGAAGGCCCTCATTCTCTATGCTTGGGCAAGGCTCTTTCATACGCAGATGATTCAGGTATTGCGAGTGCGGTTGAATCCACAACTTTATCTGATGAAGCAGTGCTTAGTTCTGATGAGGAGTTTGTAATATTTTCGGAATTGGAATGTCCACCATCTGCATTTGATGGAGCTTGCGGGGTTTACCGTGAAGGCATCCCTGCTTATCATGGTTTTGATGGTGATACCAAAATGTTTTTGTTCGAATTTGAAATGCCTACGGAGCCTCAAACTCCAAATCCACACTTTGAATTCTACGACATGCCTGCAATATGGCTATTGAATGCACACATCCCTAGAACTGCCCAATATCCAAACAACGTTAAATGTTCCTGTTGGGCAAGCGGCTGTGgagaatttgatatttttgagGTTATGAATAGTACTGAAGTTAATCATCTATACTCTGCATTCCATACTTTCCAAGGGATTGATGATGTGGGTATTGGAATTCAAGCACCAGCATATCTAGAAAGAGATCCACATGGTATAATGGCCGGAGGAGtaatttttgattccaaAGGCTATACCAGAGTCTTCTTTTCAGAtaaaattgattttgaCGACGATGTAATTACAGCAAGTACACTATACAAGATAATGAACTCAATTTCACCGAAATCGGTCCATCAATCTAAATTAACTAAGGTTTCTATATATGCTCCAATGGATGATGTTAAGTCTATCGGTATTAAACTAACTCAAAAATCCAGTATAATAGCATATTCCCTTGTTGCGCTAACCACCCTCATTCTATATTCAAAGCtataa